In Ficedula albicollis isolate OC2 chromosome 19, FicAlb1.5, whole genome shotgun sequence, one DNA window encodes the following:
- the UNC45B gene encoding protein unc-45 homolog B isoform X3, whose translation MDLESPPARIPWTSAACALQMEDPIQLKEEGNKYFQASDYEKALQSYTQAIKLNKDKALQAVLYRNRAACFLKKEEYAKAASDASRAIDINASDIKALYRRSQALEKLGKLDQAFKDAQKCATLEPRNKNFQETLRRLGANIQEKLRIQFSTDSRVQKMFEILLDENSDKEKREKAANNLIVLGREEAGAERIFQNNGVNLLLQLIETKNPELILAAVRTLSGMCTGHKARATAILHYLGIDSICMWMSVDNEEISLAVCNLLQTITDCLLGQGKEEHHGKEEALVLDTKKDLRMITMRLLDMLVSKKVSGQGRDRALNLLNKNIPRKDLKDHDNSRSIFVIDNGLKKILKVVGQIPEMPDCLPLTENTQLTASVLLNKLYDDLRCDPERDNYRLICEEYIKSKIDPQNMDKTLHAVQIVSGVLQGPFDLGNKLLGMKGVMEMMVALCGSEREIDQLVAVEALIHASTKLSRATFIITNGVTLLKEIYKKTKNEKIKIRALVGLCKLGSAGGTDYGLRQFAEGSTEKLAKQCRKWLCNTSIDARTRKWAVEGLSYLTLDADVKDDFVEDEPALKAMFDLAKASDKTILYSVASALVNCTNSYDTKELVPELVQLAKFSKQHVPEEHPKDKKDFVVKRVKRLLKAGVVSALACMVKADSAILTDQSKELIARVFLALCEDPKDRGTIVAQGGGKALIPLAVEGTDVGKIKASHALAKIAAISNPDIAFPGERVYEVVRPLVSLLNTERDGLQNYEALLGLTNFSGRSDKLRLKIVKEKALPDIENYMFENHDQLRQAATECMCNLVVNKEVQERFVADGNDRLKLVVLLCGEDDEKVQVAAAGALAMLTAAQKKLCSKMTQVTTQWLEILQRLCLHDNMEVQHRGLVIAFNLISADKELAKKLVESELLEILTYVGKQEDHPKKQHIINVARDCLTKCMDYELIKPLSRA comes from the exons ATGGATTTGGAATCACCTCCTGCCCGGATACCATGGACCAGTGCTGCTTGTG CTCTCCAGATGGAGGATCCCATCCAGCTGAAAGAGGAGggcaataaatattttcaggccAGTGACTATGAGAAAGCCCTTCAAAGCTACACTCAAGCCATAAAGCTCAACAAGGACAAGGCGCTGCAGGCGGTGCTGTACAGGAACAGGGCAGCCTGCTTCCTCAAAAAG GAGGAATATGCCAAGGCAGCCTCGGATGCATCTAGAG CTATTGACATCAATGCCTCAGATATCAAAGCCTTGTACCGGCGCAGCCAAGCCCTGGAAAAACTGGGGAAGTTAGACCAAGCATTCAAAGATGCTCAGAAATGTGCCACCCTTGAACCCCGCAACAAAAACTTCCAGGAGACCCTGAGGAGACTAGGGGCCAACATCCAGGAGAAG CTGCGCATTCAGTTCTCCACAGACTCGAGGGTGCAGAAGATGTTTGAGATCCTGCTGGATGAGAACAGCGACAAAGAAAAGCGAGAGAAG GCTGCAAACAACCTCATAGTCCTGGGGCGGGAAGAAGCAGGTGCTGAGAGGATTTTCCAGAATAATGGGGTCaacttgctgctgcagctgataGAAACCAAAAATCCTGAGCTGATCCTGGCAGCCGTGAGGACACTTTCAGGAATGTGCACAGGACATAAGGCTCGG GCCACTGCCATTCTCCATTACCTGGGCATCGACAGCATCTGCATGTGGATGTCGGTGGACAATGAAGAAATCTCCCTGGCTGTCTGCAACCTCCTGCAGACCATCACTGACTGCCTGCTGggccaggggaaggaggagcacCACGGCAAGGAGGAGGCTCTAGTGCTAG ACACTAAGAAGGATTTGAGGATGATCACGATGCGTTTGCTGGATATGCTGGTCAGTAAGAAAGTGTCTGGGCAAGGGCGAGACCGAGCCCTCAACCTCCTCAACAAGAACATACCAAGGAAGGACCTGAAAGACCATGACAACAGCAGGAGCATCTTTGTCATCGACAATG GCTTAAAAAAGATACTGAAAGTGGTGGGCCAGATTCCTGAGATGCCTGACTGCCTGCCACTGACAGAGAACACCCAGCTGACTGCCTCTGTGCTCCTGAATAAGCTCTACGATGACCTGCGCTGCGACCCGGAGCGGGACAACTACCGGCTGATCTGCGAGGAGTACATCAA GAGCAAAATCGACCCACAAAACATGGATAAGACACTCCATGCTGTCCAGATTGTGTCTGGAGTTCTGCAAGGGCCCTTTGACTTGGGCAACAAGCTGCTTGGCATGAAGGGCGTGATGGAGATGATGGTTGCCCTGTGTGGGTCTGAGAGGGAGATTGACCAGCTGGTGGCTGTGGAAGCCCTCATCCACGCCTCCACCAAGCTGAGCCGAGCCACCTTCATCATCACCAACGGGGTGACGCTCCTGAAGGAGATCTACAAGAAAACCAAGAATGAGAAGATCAAAATCCGAGCTCTGGTG GGTCTCTGCAAGCTGGGCTCAGCAGGAGGCACAGACTATGGCCTGCGGCAGTTTGCTGAGGGCTCCACTGAGAAGTTGGCCAAGCAGTGCCGAAA gtGGTTGTGCAACACCAGCATTGATGCCCGCACCAGGAAATGGGCTGTGGAAGGGCTCTCGTACCTCACCCTTGATGCAGATGTGAAAGATGACTTTGTTGAGGATGAGCCAGCCCTGAAAGCTATGTTTGATTTAGCCAAG GCAAGTGACAAGACAATCTTGTATTCCGTGGCTTCTGCATTGGTGAACTGCACCAACAGCTATGATACCAAGGAGCTGgtcccagagctggtgcagctggCAAAATTCTCCAAGCAGCACGTGCCTGAGGAACATCCAAAG GACAAGAAGGACTTTGTGGTGAAGCGGGTGAAGCGGTTGCTGAAGGCCGGGGTTGTCTCTGCCTTGGCCTGCATGGTGAAGGCTGACAGTGCCATCCTGACTGACCAGAGCAAGGAGCTCATTGCCAG GGTGTTTCTTGCCTTGTGTGAAGACCCCAAGGACCGTGGGACCATTGTTGCTCAAGGTGGTGGGAAG GCCCTGATACCTCTGGCTGTGGAAGGCACAGATGTTGGCAAGATAAAGGCTTCTCATGCTCTGGCAAAAATCGCTGCTATCTCCAATCCAGACATTGCATTCCCAGGAGAGAGG GTGTATGAGGTGGTGAGGCCCCTGGTCAGCCTGCTGAACACAGAGAGAGATGGCCTCCAGAACTATGAGGCTCTGTTAGGTCTCACAAACTTTTCCGGAAGAAGTGATAAACTTAG GTTGAAGATAGTCAAAGAGAAGGCCCTGCCAGATATTGAAAACTACATGTTTGAGAACCACGACCAACTTCGACAGGCAGCCACAGAGTGCATGTGCAACCTGGTGGTGAACAAGGAG GTTCAAGAGAGGTTTGTGGCCGATGGCAATGACCGGCTGAAGTTGGTAGTGTTGCTGTGTGGTGAGGATGATGAGAAGGttcaggtggcagcagcaggagccctggccATGCTTACGGCAGCGCAAAAGAAACTCTGCTCGAAGATGACTCAAGTG ACCACCCAGTGGCTTGAAATCCTGCAGAGGCTCTGCTTGCATGACAACATGGAGGTCCAGCACCGAGGACTGGTCATTGCTTTCAACTTAATCAGCGCTGACAAAGAGCTGGCAAAGAAGCTGGTGGAGTCAGAGCTCCTGGAGATCCTCACCTACGTGGGGAAGCAGGAGGATCACCCCAAGAAGCAGCACATCATTAATGTGGCACGGGATTGCCTCACCAAGTGCATGGATTATGAGCTGATCAAACCTCTCTCTCGGGCGTGA